Below is a genomic region from Anopheles funestus chromosome X unlocalized genomic scaffold, idAnoFuneDA-416_04 X_unloc_16, whole genome shotgun sequence.
cggtcaaagtagatgttgttggtcaaagttggtggaaacttgaagtttgcaaccaaagatgatgatttcggtcaaagttgatgtttttggtcaaagttggtggatactgaaagtttgcaaccaaagatgatgatttcggtcaaagtagatgtttttggtcaaagttggtggaaactcgaggtttgcaaccaaagatgatgatttcggtcgaagtagatgtttttggtcaaagttggtggaaactggaagtttgcaaccaaagatgatgatttcggtcaaagttgatgtttttggtcaaagttggtggaaactcgaggtttgcgactaaagttgatgttttcggtcaaagttggtggaaactggaagtttgcaaccaaagatgatgatttcggtcaaagttggtggaaactcgaggtttgcgactaaagttgatgttttcggtcaaagttggtggaaactggaagtttgcaaccaaagatgatgatttctttcaaagttggtggaaactcgaggtttgcgaaaaaagttgatgttttcggtcaaagtagatgtttttggtcaaagttggtggaaacttgaagtttgcaaccaaagatgatgatttcggtcaaagtagatgtttttggtcaaagttggtggaaactggaagtttgcaaccaaagatgatgatttcggtcaaagtagatgttgttggtcaaagttggtggaaacttgaagtttgcaaccaaagatgatgatttcggtcaaagtagatgtttttggtcaaagttggtggaaactggaagtttgcaaccaaagatgatgatttcggtcaaagtagatattgttggtcaaagttggtggaaactggaagtttgcaaccaaagatgatcatttcggtcaaagttgatgtttttggtcaaagttggtggaaactcgaggtttgcaaccaaagatgatgatttcggtcaaagtagatgtttttggtcaaagttggtggaaactggaagtttgcaaccaaagatgatgatttcggtcaaagtagatgtttttggtcaaagttggtggaaacttgaagtttgcaaccaaagatgatgatttcggtcaaagtagatgtttttggtcaaagttggtggaaactgaaagtttgcaaccaaagatgatgatttcggtcaaagtagatgtttttggtcaaagttggtggaaactcgaggtttgcgaccaaagatgatgatttcggtcaaagttgatgtttttggtcaaagttggtggaaactggaagtttgcaaccaaagatgatgattttggtcaaagttgatgtttttggtcaaagttggtggaaactcgaggtatgcgaccaaagatgatgttttcggtcaaagttgatgtttttggtcaaagttggtggaaactggaagtttgcaaccaaagatgatgatttcggtcaaagtagatgtttttggtcaaagttggtggaaactcgaggtttgcaaccaaagatgatgatttcggtcaaagttgatgtttttgttcaaagttggtggaaactggaagtttgcaaccaaagatgatgttttcggtcaaagttgatgtttttggtcaaagttggtggaaacttgaagtttgcgaccaaggatgatgattttggtcaaagtagatgtttttggtcaaagttggtggaaactggaagtttgcaaccaaagatgatgatttcggtcaaagtagatgtttttggtcaaagttggtggaaactcgaggtttgcaaccaaagatgatgatttcggtcaaagtagatgtttttggtcaaagttggtggaaactggaagtttgcaaccaaagatgatgatttcggtcaaagtagatgtttttggtcaaagttggtggaaacttgaagtttgcaaccaaagatgatgatttcggtcaaaccCAAATAGCCAAATTATCTTAAGCAGCTATTTTGAGCACGCTAAAGATCGCTTCTCTAATACGACTTTTGCAGTAGATAAACAGCTTCAAAGTTCGCCGTACTTTTAACCGACCCTTAAGAAGCCTGAACgtcaaaatgttaaagaaagtatttatgcaagttttattttcacgcaagattatgttattattattattgttaatgttattatattattatattacaaaaaaccaaagaaaatgtgaaaaaatgactCATTTCTGCTTGGAGTTGCATTTATACATCCTCCAAACATCAGTCACaatcacaatattttctttgaatgTCGAAAGATGCCGTTTAACATCGTTGAAACTGTGGACGCTTGAGGGCATAAGGAACTGTTAGCAGTTAGCAGTCAAGGCAAAACTTATCATTTGAGGTAAAATAAACGACACAAGAAACGTTTACATTAACGCACAGAAGACGACAGCGCTTTCATTTGATCGCGTTTAccaccgattttttttccaccggaaAACATTGCATTATTAAAGTTCACTTTTCGGAGCACATGGCGTCGTTTTCCGATGCCGACATTTGACAGATTAGCGATgggattgtaaacaaaatgccatCGAGTACCGTGTGCTTCTTGTTGAACCTTGTAGTTCCATTGTGAACCACTAACCGACCAATAACAAGCCCCATAGTTCCATCGAGTACCGTGTGCTTATTGATGGACCTTATAGTTCCATAACGAACCATTATCCGACCACTAACAAGCTCCATAGTTCCATCGAGTACGGTGTGCAGTTTAAACGACCCCAAGGTTCGGGCaaggttcgttttttcgttAAGCAGCCTGCAAGCAGCGTtatggttgcatttttattaatttggctacttgggaagtagatgtttttggtcaaagttggtggaaacttgaagtttgcgaccaaagttgatgttttcggtcaaagtagatgtttttggtcaaagttggtggaaacttgaagtttgcaaccaaagatgatgatttcggtcaaagtagatgtttttggtcaaagttggtggaaactggaagtttgcaaccaaagatgatgatttcggtcaaagtagatgttgttggtcaaagttggtggaaacttgaagtttgcaaccaaagatgatgatttcggtcaaagttgatggttttggtcaaagttggtggaaactcgaggtttgcaaccaaagttgatgttttcggtcaaagtagatgttgttggtcaaagttggtggaaacttgaagtttgcaaccaaagatgatgatttcggtcaaagtagatgtttttggtcaaagttggtggaaactggaagtttgcaaccaaagatgatgatttcggtcaaagtagatgtttttggtcaaagttggtggaaactggaagtttgcaaccaaagatgatgattttggtcaaagttgatgtttttggtcaaagttggtggaaactggaagtttgcaaccaaagatgatgatttcgatcaaagttgatgtttttggtcaaagttggtggaaactggaagtttgcaaccaaagatgatgatttcggtcaaagtagatgtttttgatcaaagttggtggaaacatgaattttgcgaccaaagttgatgttttcggtcaaagttgatgtttttggtcaaagttgatgtttttggtcaaagttggtggaaactggaagtttgcaaccaaagatgatgattttggtcaaagttgatgtttttggtcaaagttggtggaaactggaagtttgcaaccaaagatgatgattttggtcaaagtagaagtttttggtcaaagttggtggaaactggaagtttgcaaccaaatttgatgatttcggtcaaagtagatgtttttggtcaaagttggtagaaacttgaagtttgcgaccaaagttgatgatttcggtcaaagtagctgtttttggtcaaagttggtggaaactggaagtttgcaaccaaagatgatgatttcggtcaaagttgatgttttttcacaaagttggtggaaactggaagtttgcaaccaaagatgatgatttcggtcaaagtagctgtttttggtcaaagttggtggaaactggaagtttgcaacaaaagttgatgatttcggtcaaagtagatgtttttggtcaaagttggtggaaactggaagtttgcaaccaaagatgatgatttcggtcaaagtagatgtttttggtcaaagttggtggaaacttgaagtttgcaaccaaagatgatgatttcggtcaaagtagatgtttttggtcaaagttggtggaaactggaagtttgcaaccaaagatgatgatttcggtcaaagtagatattgttggtcaaagttggtggaaactggaagtttgcaaccaaagatgatgatttcggtcaaagttgatgtttttggtcaaagttggtggaaactggaagtttgcaaccaaagatgatgatttcggtcaaagttgatgtttttggtcaaagttggtggaaactcgaggtttgcaaccaaagatgatgatttcggtcaaagtagatgtttttggtcaaagttggtggaaactggaagtttgcaaccaaagatgatgatttcggtcaaagtagatgttgttggtcaaagttggtggaaacttgaagtttgcaaccaaagatgatgatttcggtcaaagttgatgtttttggtcaaagttggtggaaactgaaagtttgcaaccaaagatgatgatttcggtcaaagtagatgtttttggtcaaagttggtggaaactcgaggtttgcaaccaaagatgatgatttcggtcgaagtagatgtttttggtcaaagttggtggaaactggaagtttgcaaccaaagatgatgatttcggtcaaagttgatgtttttggtcaaagttggtggaaactcgaggtttgcgactaaagttgatgtttttggtcaaagttggtggaaactggaagtttgcaaccaaagatgatgatttcggtcaaagttggtggaaactcgaggtttgcgactaaagttgatgttttcggtcaaagttggtggaaactggaagtttgcaaccaaagatgatgatttcggtcaaagttggtggaaactcgaggtttgcgaaaaaagttgatgttttcggtcaaagtagatgtttttggtcaaagttggtggaaactggaagtttgcaaccaaagatgatgatttcggtcaaagtagatgtttttggtcaaagttggtggaaactggaagtttgcaaccaaagatgatgatttcggtcaaagtagatgttgttggtcaaagttggtggaaacttgaagtttgcaaccaaagatgatgatttcggtcaaagtagatgtttttggtcaaagttggtggaaactggaagtttgcaaccaaagatgatgatttcggtcaaagtagatatttttggtcaaagttggtggaaactggaagtttgcaaccaaagatgatcatttcggtcaaagttgatgtttttggtcaaagttggtggaaactcgaggtttgcaaccaaagatgatgatttcggtcaaagtagatgtttttggtcaaagttggtggaaactggaagtttgcaaccaaagatgatgatttcggtcaaagtagatgtttttggtcaaagttggtggaaacttgaagtttgcaaccaaagatgatgatttcggtcaaagtagatgtttttggtcaaagttggtggaaactgaaagtttgcaaccaaagatgatgatttcggtcaaagtagatgtttttggtcaaagttggtggaaactcgaggtttgcgaccaaagatgatgatttcggtcaaagttgatgtttttggtcaaagttggtggaaactggaagtttgcaaccaaagatgatgattttggtcaaagttgatgtttttggtcaaagttggtggaaactcgaggtatgcgaccaaagatgatgttttcggtcaaagttgatgtttttggtcaaagttggtggaaactggaagtttgcaaccaaagatgatgatttcggtcaaagtagatgtttttggtcaaagttggtggaaactcgaggtttgcaaccaaagatgatgatttcggtcaaagtagatgtttttggtcaaagttggtggaaactggaagtttgcaaccaaagatgatgatttcggtcaaagtagatgtttttggtcaaagttggtggaaacttgaagtttgcaaccaaagatgatgatttcggtcaaaccCAAATAGCCAAATTATCTTAAGCAGCTATTTTGAGCACGCTAAAGATCGCTTCTCTAATACGACTTTTGCAGTAGATAAACAGCTTCAAAGTTCGCCGTACTTTTAACCGACCCTTAAGAAGCCTGAACgtcaaaatgttaaagaaagtatttatgcaagttttattttcacgcaagattatgttattattattattgttaatgttattatattattatattacaaaaaaccaaagaaaatgtgaaaaaatgactCATTTCTGCTTGGAGTTGCATTTATACATCCTCCAAACATCAGTCACaatcacaatattttctttgaatgTCGAAAGATGCCGTTTAACATCGTTGAAACTGTGGACGCTTGAGGGCATAAGGAACTGTTAGCAGTTAGCAGTCAAGGCAAAACTTATCATTTGAGGTAAAATAAACGACACAAGAAACGTTTACATTAACGCACAGAAGACGACAGCGCTTTCATTTGATCGCGTTTAccaccgattttttttccaccggaaAACATTGCATTATTAAAGTTCACTTTTCGGAGCACATGGCGTCGTTTTCCGATGCCGACATTTGACAGATTAGCGATgggattgtaaacaaaatgccatCGAGTACCGTGTGCTTCTTGTTGAACCTTGTAGTTCCATTGTGAACCACTAACCGACCAATAACAAGCCCCATAGTTCCATCGAGTACCGTGTGCTTATTGATGGACCTTATAGTTCCATAACGAACCATTATCCGACCACTAACAAGCTCCATAGTTCCATCGAGTACGGTGTGCAGTTTAAACGACCCCAAGGTTCGGGCaaggttcgttttttcgttAAGCAGCCTGCAAGCAGCGTtatggttgcatttttattaatttggctACTTGGGAAGTAGATGTTtgaacagcttcgcgaaatttcggatcgattttttgttgcgatatttaccaaacaggttgtagtttttcgaggttccaaaatgtaagaggatttattccatttttctagccctatttataagttttttcatgagtgttcctatcgtgagagaccatctcactactcactattttctcactactcacttgacgaaactagctttcgtcaaatggccctcttgacgtctacgcgtcaacatactcccccccatgacagaacgtcataaagaaaacaaaacaagttacaCGTGCTACTAAGCAGACGGCTTCGCAACAGGTAACAGACAAATTTTAGTTACTGGACGCGTAATTATACCTTTCGCCGTTTTCAGCTTCACTACACGCGTAAGCTGATCCTCTCCGGGATGTATTTCGACAATGCGTGCGAGGGGCCATCGGGTGATGGGAAGCGAATCGTCCACTAGGATGACCAGTCTGCCAGGTACTATCTCACTACGATTCACCACCTTGTTATCCTTCTGCATCTCCTGCAGATATTCTGTTGCCCAATGCTTCCAGAAGCGTTGAACAAGCAATTGCCAGCTCTGCAATTCGTCTAACGTGTAGGCCTTCAAGCGGGTGTAGTCGGGAACAGGCACCGCATGCATCGACGTGCCAATAAGGAAGTGCGCAGGAGTAAGCGCCGCCAGATCATTCGGGTCATCCGTCAGCGGCAACAAAGGACGCGAGTTCATTGCCGCTTCTATCTGCTGCAGAATGGTGCAGTACCCTTCATACGACAGCCTCGAACTGCCTAGGTGCCGATAGAGATGTCGTTTGGCCGTCTTTACCGCGGCTTCCCACAATCCACCGAAATGTGGGGCCTTAGGTGGGGTAAAGTGCCAAGTGATACCCAAGTCGGAACATTTGGATGCGATGACGTTTTGTAGCTGTTCGTtctgaaacaattcaaacagttCATTAAGTTCGTGTGCTGCACCCTCAAAGTTTTTCCCATTATCCGAGTGTATATCAGATGGTAATCCGCGCCGGGATGTAAACCGATGCAAAGCGGCCAAGAATCCTGCAGTGGTGAGATCGCCAACCAGCTCCAGGTGAACCGCCTTGGTTGAaaagcacacgaacacacacaagtaacatttagtggcagcagctctcttgtgtgttggtttgagGTAAAACGGCCCGGCGTAGTCCACTCCGGTTACGGAGAACGGCCGGCTTGGGGTGATGCGTTGGTACGGGAGTtgtcccgtttgttgttgcgtaagCGACGGATCTTGTCGtatgcaacgaaaacaattccttACTATTCCTTTCACTAGACGTCGTCCGTCGAGTGGCCAATACTCCTCTCGTATCTGGGAAAGCAATAGTCTTCCCCCGCCATGCATAAGCTTTTCGTGGTAGTGGACTGCGATGAGATGAGCTAGCTTATGGTTCTTGGGGAGCACGATGGGATGCTTAGACTGGTAAGGAAGCTGTGCAAGCTTCAAACGCCCTCCCACTCGTACTATTCCTTCTTCGTCGAGAAATGGATTCAACCGTCTTAGAGGTGAGTGTTTTCCCACGGTTTCTCCTATTTTCAGTAGTCGGATTTCCGATGAAAACTCGTCTTGCTGCGCCAGTTTGCATAGTACGATTTTCGCTGCTTCGATGAACTTGGGTGTAATCGACAATGCAGCGGAGGTAAACGGTGCTGACGGTTGCGTACgtatcttgtgttttgtgttgtgtataaAACGTGTGCAGTATGCGATTATGCGTAACAATTTGGTATATGACGACGACAAATTGAACCAAGGGTGAATGGTATGTATATTGGCGACTGCAGCACTCACCTGACGAGTTTCCATATCCGTTTCAGTAGCCAGTGATGGATTCGAAATAGGCCAGTTAGAGGCAGGTAAAGCCAACCAATCGGGACCACAACGCCACATCGAACTTTTCAGCATCTCAGCTGCGGACATCCCTCGGGACACCAGGTCTGCAGGATTCGATGTACCGGGAATGTGCTTCCATTGTCGGGGATGCGAATAATTCTGGATCTCAGCAACACGATTCGCCACGAATGTTTTCCAGGTGTTGGGTGGAGACGCAATCCAGTTTAGCGTCACAGTTGAATCCGACCAGAAAACCGATTCGGTCGCATCGATTTTCATCGCCCGTCGAACACGATGATGCAGATGTACTGCTAGCACGGCTGCGCAAAGCTCCAATCTCGGTAACGTAACACGTTTCAGTGGAGCCACCCGAGATTTCGACGCGAGCAGAGTCACTCGTACCTGTGCCTGCGGGTCCTCACAACGAGCGTAAATACAGGCACCATATGCAACCTCTGACGCGTCTGCAAATATATGGAACTGTATTTCAGAGTTAGGTAAAAGCACATAACGTTCACTTTTGAAGTCAGCCAAATCCTTCCAGTCGTCAGTAAccgatttccatttgttgcagATATGTGCAGGAACCGGATCATCCCACCCGATTTTCTGCAGCCACAACTCCTGCATCAGCAGTTTCGCGCGTATGATGACTGGAGCGATCAACCCAAGAGGATCAAACATTCGAGCAATGTTTGACAATATGGACCGCATGGTGATGCTGGTGGTTTCCATTGTTACCGTCGactcgaaacacaaaacgtcgAGTTCGGGCTTCCAAGCGATGCCAAGTGCCTTTACCGTCTCGTTCGGCGCAAACTGCAGCGATGACTGTGTGCCGATGTGTTCCACTGGTAAACCGGTAAGCACGTCCAAACAGTTGGATGTCCACTTTCTGAGCTCAAACCCTCCCTTGGATAGCAACTCAGATAGCTGCTGACGAAGCTTGCGAGCTTCATCCACGCTGTTGGCTCCACCAATGAAGTCGTCAACgtagaaattgtgtttcagcGCAGGTGTAGCAAGTGGATAATCAGCACCTTCATCTTCCGCCAGCTGCAACAATGTACGAGTGGCCAAGAACGATGATGGAGACAAACCATATGTCACAGTATTCAACTCGTACAATTCAATCGGCGAATGCGGTGAGAAGCGGAAGAAGAGGCGAACCAATTTTCGATCATCGGGATGCAAAATGACTTGCcgatacatttttgcaatatcaGCTACAACAGCGATCTTGTAGGTacgaaaacgaagaatgaTGTCGATGAGTTCATCCTGAATTATGGGTCCAACCCGTAAAGCTTCATTCAGTGAATGTCCAGTCGACGTTTTAGCTGAGCCATCAAACACAACTCTAACCTTTGTAGTGGTACTTGATGCATTAAAAACTGGATGGTGTGGTAAATAATAAGCAGCTGTATCGTCACATTCAGTGCTTATACGAGACATGTGCCCCAGTTCCAAATACTCCTTCATGAACGTTTGATATGATTCTCGAAGTGCAGGATCGCGTTCCAATCTCCGCTCAAGAAGCTCGAAACGACGGATGGCCTGTAATCTAGAAAGGCCGAGCTTTTGATCGAAGTCAGGCTGCTTTGGTAGGCGTACAATATATCTGCCGGTGTCGTCACGTTTGGTAGTGGTCTTGTAAAGGGTTTCACAATACCGTTCATCCGGTGAGTATGCGTCATTCACCGTTAAATCTTCTAATTGCCAAAATCGTTGTAGCGACTCCTCCAAAGATGCCATACAGACGACCCTATACGAAGCGTTGGAAACGGTTTTAGGTGCAGAACTTCCAACGGACGTTGCGCCGCTCACTACCCAACCAAAGACACTATTTATCATGACGGGTAGATGAGGTGCTGGATGGAACTGAGATGCATTCTCGAAAACTGTGTGGTAATGACGAGCGCCAAGAATGATGTCAACGGGGGCAGCTTTATCGAACAACGGATCTGCTAAAGCGAAACCAGGTGGTATGGTCCAATCGTTGCGGTCAATATCGCGCGTCGGAATATTCGCAATCAAATTGTCTACGATCAACAACTCGGTGTTCACCGTAAACGAACTGGATCTAGAGACAATCTGGGCGTGTACGGATTCACGTACTGTTTTTGTAGATTGCCCAGCTCCAACAATAGTAATGTTCAcattacttttctttaaacgtAGCCGATGAGCGAGTCGATCGCTTATTAGATTCGGCTGCGATGCGCTGTCCAACAGCGCTCGCGCAGGATGAGCTATtccgaaatcatcaataatGTTGATCAACGCAGTTTGGAGTAAGACCTGCTCGGGTGCTTGCTGCAAAGCTGCTGCAAAAGTGCGTTGTGCGTTGTTGGTGGCTGTGTGATCTCTAGTGGTGTCGGGTGTGTGGTGCGGAAGTGCAGTAGTACTAGTGGTGTTGTGTACGTAGTGCAATTTCGTGTGGTGTGCCGCATTA
It encodes:
- the LOC125772968 gene encoding uncharacterized protein LOC125772968 — translated: MKIDATESVFWSDSTVTLNWIASPPNTWKTFVANRVAEIQNYSHPRQWKHIPGTSNPADLVSRGMSAAEMLKSSMWRCGPDWLALPASNWPISNPSLATETDMETRQAVHLELVGDLTTAGFLAALHRFTSRRGLPSDIHSDNGKNFEGAAHELNELFELFQNEQLQNVIASKCSDLGITWHFTPPKAPHFGGLWEAAVKTAKRHLYRHLGSSRLSYEGYCTILQQIEAAMNSRPLLPLTDDPNDLAALTPAHFLIGTSMHAVPVPDYTRLKAYTLDELQSWQLLVQRFWKHWATEYLQEMQKDNKVVNRSEIVPGRLVILVDDSLPITRWPLARIVEIHPGEDQLTRVVKLKTAKGIITRPVTKICLLPVAKPSA